From the genome of Oncorhynchus tshawytscha isolate Ot180627B linkage group LG31, Otsh_v2.0, whole genome shotgun sequence, one region includes:
- the klhl38a gene encoding kelch-like protein 38, with the protein MALCESLKTLQGFPFRDPELSSLLLSQLNRLRQERILTDVLLCSDNTEIPCHRNVLVSSSRYFRAMFCSNFVESRQGRVDLKGISPDVLSGIVDYVYTGAITISMDIVLPLMQAASMLHYGRLFEACSTFLQEQLSPDNCLSMIRLSEILHCDSLKEKAKEMAVRSFSDVAASEDFCELSLPELMCYLEDDRLCAEEEQVFETLLAWIHHDPFSRRGAIHDLFKKVRLRYIHPTYLFQFIANDPLVQSSTLCTEIIESVRRLMLSVSAKCGRELKPLWTTPRRYTCRETLVVVGGRKNNEQTSREALLYDERTQRWQWLAKLPLRLYKASYVCIHSILYVVGGLSLSMASGDSSVSATVYTLSLKTNQWRTAEPMLEPRYAHQSVSYLHFIFVLGGIGVDKQISNSVERYNSMFNQWEAMAPLPSAVLHPAVAANDQRVYVFGGEDAMQNPVREIQVYHISRNLWSRLETRTVKNVCAPAAVIEDKIYIIGGYTRRMIAYDTKANKFVKCENLKERRMHHSATVINNKLYVTGGRFLNGHDTIEDSDCFECYDPKTDVWTSKGTLPYKLFDHGSLPLVCVSNRPNPP; encoded by the exons ATGGCTCTCTGTGAGTCCCTGAAGACCCTCCAGGGGTTCCCGTTTAGAGACCCAGAGCTGTCTTCCCTCCTGCTGTCCCAGCTGaacaggctgagacaggagaggatcCTAAcagacgtgctgctctgttcaGACAACACAGAGATCCCCTGCCATAGGAATGTACTGGTGTCCTCCAGCCGATACTTCAG GGCCATGTTCTGCAGTAACTTTGTGGAGAGCAGACAGGGGCGTGTGGATCTGAAGGGTATCTCCCCTGAcgtgctcagtggtatagtggACTATGTGTATACAGGAGCCATCACCATCAGCATGGACATAGTGCTGCCTCTAATGCAGGCTGCCTCTATGCTGCACTATGGACGGCTGTTTGAGGCCTGCTCCACCTTCCTTCAG GAGCAGCTGAGCCCAGACAACTGTCTCAGTATGATCAGGTTGTCTGAGATCCTCCACTGTGACAGTCTGAAGGAGAAGGCTAAGGAGATGGCCGTGAGGAGCTTCTCAGACGTAGCTGCCTCCGAAGACTTCTGTGAGCTCTCCTTACCGGAGCTTATGTGTTACCTGGAGGACGACCGACTGTGTGCAGAGGAGGAGCAG GTGTTTGAGACCCTGCTGGCGTGGATCCACCACGACCCGTTCTCCCGGCGCGGCGCCATACACGACCTCTTCAAGAAGGTGCGCCTGCGCTACATCCACCCCACCTACCTGTTCCAGTTCATCGCCAACGACCCGCTAGTGCAGTCCTCCACGCTCTGCACTGAGATCATTGAGTCCGTCCGTCGCCTCATGCTCTCGGTCAGTGCCAAGTGCGGTCGTGAGCTGAAGCCCCTCTGGACCACACCGCGCCGCTACACCTGCCGAGAGACGCTCGTTGTGGTCGGAGGGCGCAAGAATAATGAGCAGACATCCCGGGAAGCCCTGCTCTATGATGAGAGGACGCAGCGCTGGCAGTGGCTGGCCAAGCTGCCCCTGCGACTCTACAAGGCCTCCTACGTCTGTATCCACAGCATCCTGTATGTGGTGGGGGGGCTCAGCCTCAGCATGGCCTCAGGAGACAGCTCTGTGTCTGCCACCGTCTACACCCTCTCCCTCAAGACCAACCAG TGGAGGACGGCTGAGCCCATGTTGGAGCCGCGCTACGCCCATCAGAGTGTCTCCTATCTCCACTTCATCTTTGTCCTGGGGGGGATCGGAGTTGACAAACAGATCTCCAATTCTGTGGAGAGGTACAACAGTATGTTTAACCAATGGGAGGCCATGGCTCCTCTCCCCAGCGCCGTGCTGCACCCCGCCGTCGCCGCCAACGACCAGAGGGTCTATGTGTTTGGAGGGGAGGACGCCATGCAGAACCCTGTCAGGGAGATACAG GTGTACCACATCTCCAGGAACCTGTGGTCCAGATTGGAAACCAGGACAGTGAAGAACGTCTGTGCACCTGCTGCTGTCATCGAAGATAAGATCTACATCATTGGAG GGTACACGAGACGGATGATCGCCTACGACACCAAAGCCAACAAGTTTGTAAAGTGTGAGAACCTGAAGGAGAGGCGAATGCACCACAGCGCCACGGTCATCAACAACAAGCTGTACGTGACGGGGGGGCGCTTCCTGAATGGGCACGACACCATCGAGGACTCGGACTGCTTCGAGTGTTACGACCCCAAGACGGACGTGTGGACCTCCAAGGGGACGCTGCCATACAAACTGTTCGACCACGGCTCCCTGCCTCTGGTCTGTGTCTCCAACAGACCCAACCCCCCCTGA